One genomic segment of Styela clava chromosome 3, kaStyClav1.hap1.2, whole genome shotgun sequence includes these proteins:
- the LOC144420898 gene encoding uncharacterized protein LOC144420898, giving the protein MRLSTYAPLTRYHIAIKSHFRPDDKLWLLNTGSTCYSFSLSDYTSRTTYCTDKHYYICEQAGPHDMQLSTTNFIVDSYSGTKEITWTKISFGSKQLTIEDEGQYECFASNTVGQTFYEFSQTLNVKVPSQPSTTNITSSPCNSNLLVTWKPHVRGVGIEHRFQIMDPINSNNYKVFLTTPNNVSMTSNVTGLQPSTSYIIKIEPCLNTPSICLSHYATTTNATTGGLPGPVTKPSLEMTYDGSCNLVLASTKAILSSYYEDDFETNEIFLISEKTSYVLPKVFNRKYNVSIQAKTCAGFGPGSEAVGGCVTDTNAPSNIQAPSTRGEISGSGILEFTINIPDGTNGPISCYFIIVQLNETSNTLPDFNNARMNKLNNLEIEDEYIAIALIRTSVGHNRPKMSLILGDQAKTKCDISGNNNSGNGNNSKYTYAAYNKRLSLDETYRIFLVTSTPTKKGVSFGASDALVIGKRFPDITLAVVAGGILVLLSAFVCLCYLRHRNNKRKNKVPGTISSISFNVSKKEKLEHVSAAGTIITQHHLNTSINTYETITEASNGYEDITDPPEWNPYEIAVSQYETVL; this is encoded by the exons ATGAGGCTCTCAACATATGCACCGTTAACAAGATATCACATTGCTATTAAAAG tcaTTTCAGACCTGATGATAAACTCTGGTTACTAAACACAGGTTCTACTTGCTATTCATTTTCATTAAGTGATTACACATCAAGAACCACATACTGTACTGACAAGCATTACTACATTTGCGAACAAG CTGGGCCACATGATATGCAATTATCCACAACTAACTTCATTGTGGATTCATATTCTGGCACGAAAGAAATAAC TTGGACAAAAATTAGTTTTGGATCTAAACAATTGACAATTGAAGACGAAGGACAATACGAATGTTTCGCGTCAAATACAGTTGGACAAACTTTTTACGAATTTTCACAAACCCTTAATGTAAAAG TTCCAAGTCAACCATCAACCACAAACATTACATCATCACCTTGCAATTCCAATTTATTGGTCACTTGGAAACCACATGTCCGTGGAGTTGGAATTGAACACAG ATTCCAGATTATGGATCCTATCAACAGCAACAATTATAAAGTTTTCTTAACGACGCCGAATAATGTCTCCATGACGTCCAACGTGACAGGTCTGCAACCGTCAACATCTTATATTATTAAG ATTGAGCCATGCTTAAACACTCCATCAATTTGCCTCAGCCATTATGCAACAACCACAAATGCAACCACTGGAGGTCTACCCGGTCCTGTTACAAAACCAAGTTTGGAGATGACTTATGATGGTTCTTGCAAT CTCGTTCTCGCGTCAACAAAAGCCATATTGTCGTCATACTATGAAGATGATTTcgaaacaaatgaaatatttctgaTATCGGAGAAAACCTCATATGTTCTTCCGAAAGTTTTCAATAGAAAATACAATGTCTCCATTCAAGCTAAAACTTGTGCAGGGTTTGGACCAGGGTCAGAGGCGGTGGGGGGATGTGTTACCGATACTAACG CACCATCCAACATTCAAGCACCTTCAACCAGAGGTGAAATAAGTGGTTCTGGAATATTGGAATTTACAATTAACATTCCAGATGGAACAAATGGTCCTATAAG TTGTTACTTTATCATCGTACAACTCAACGAAACAAGCAACACTTTGCCTGATTTTAACAATGCACGTATGAATAAACTGAATAATTTAGAAATCGAAGATGAATATATTGCAATAGCTTTGATCAGAACCAG CGTTGGGCATAACCGTCCGAAAATGAGTCTGATTCTTGGAGATCAAGCAAAAACAAAGTGTGACATTAGCGGAAATAACAACAGTGGTAATGGGAATAATTCGAAATATACGTATGCTGCATATAACAAGAGATTGTCACTCGATGAAACTTACAG AATATTTCTTGTGACTTCTACGCCAACTAAGAAAGGTGTTTCATTCGGTGCTAGTGACGCACTCGTGATTGGCAAACGTTTCCCAG ATATCACCTTAGCAGTGGTAGCTGGAGGAATACTTGTTCTTCTGTCTGCTTTTGTGTGTCTGTGTTATTTGAGACATCGCAATAATAAAAGGAAAAACAAAGTCCCTGGGACAATTTCAAGCATTTCATTCAATGTTTCGAAAAAAGAAAAGCTAGAACATGTATCAGCAG CAGGTACTATAATTACACAACATCATCTGAATACGTCAATCAACACTTATGAAACGATTACTGAAGCATCAAATGGTTACGAGGACATCACCGATCCTCCAGAATGGAATCCATACGAGATTGCAGTCAGCCAATACGAGACTGTTTTATGA